The Deltaproteobacteria bacterium genome segment GGTTTTCCGCCGGACAGCGCGACCACCTATCTCTACGACGTCGCCGACGACCACGTGCTCGATTGGTTCGCGCGGGGCGATGGGCTGACCTTTGTCGGCCATACCCACGAATTGCTGCTGCTTGGCCGCGAGGGCCACGACGTGGTTCGACGGCGTCTGGGGCGGGAGAGTTTCGCGCTGACGCGGCCGAGCCTGATCAACGCCGGCAGCGTCGGTCAGCCCAGGGACGGCAACAACAACGCCAAGTACCTTTTGTGGGACACGGCCGGCGACACGATCACGGTCCGTTTCGTGCCCTACGACATCGAGCGCACCGTGGCCAAGATCCGCGACCGAGGCTTCCCCGAATATTTCGCCACGAGGCTGTGGTGATGGACATCGGCGCGTACACGATTTTGGGACGCTTGGGGCGCGGCGGCATGGGCGGGGTGTACAAGGTGCGGCATCGCGCCCTGGGTCGGATCATGGCCTTGAAGCGTCTTGAGCCCCACGAATTGTTGCTGGACCTGCTGGGCGCGGACGAAATCCGCCGGCGCTTCGTGAACGAGGCCCGGCTCATGGCGGCCTGCGAGCACCGCAACGTCGCCTCGGTCTGGGATCTGCGCGACGCGGGGCCGGATCTGTTCATGGTTTTGGAATACCTGTGCATGAATCTGGGAACGCTCATCGGCGAGAGCGCCGTGGTCGAGGCTTCGTCCCGGCCCGTGCCTCCGGGCAAGGCCTTGGATTTTGTCCGGCAGACCCTGGACGGCCTGGATTTCCTGCACCGGCGCGGCATCGTCCACCGTGACGTGAAGCCCTTCAATCTCATGCTCGGCAGTGACGGCACCATCAAGATCATCGACCTCGGCCTGTCCTCGGTGCACGGCGAAAAACTGTCCACCCCGCGCGGGCTCAAGATCGGCTCGCCTTATTATGCCGCGCCGGAGCAGGAGCGCGTCCCGGACCAGGCCGGTCCTCGGGCGGACTTGTACAGCGTCGGCGTGGTCCTGCACCGACTGGTCCGCGGGCTGCTGCCGGAACCAGGCCGTGCCCACGCTTCGGCGGTATTGTCCACGGCGTGGGCGGATTTTTTCGGCCAGGCCCTGGCCGTCC includes the following:
- a CDS encoding serine/threonine protein kinase, whose product is MDIGAYTILGRLGRGGMGGVYKVRHRALGRIMALKRLEPHELLLDLLGADEIRRRFVNEARLMAACEHRNVASVWDLRDAGPDLFMVLEYLCMNLGTLIGESAVVEASSRPVPPGKALDFVRQTLDGLDFLHRRGIVHRDVKPFNLMLGSDGTIKIIDLGLSSVHGEKLSTPRGLKIGSPYYAAPEQERVPDQAGPRADLYSVGVVLHRLVRGLLPEPGRAHASAVLSTAWADFFGQALAVRPEDRFADARSMRLALDGLARDLDARRDPECVWREPSDARRPRAVALRTGVRPAQPFSFLTPLFQPRAFHAPDLTPVADGWLDRTTGLVWGGISALPLTWDEAVEDTARQ
- a CDS encoding metallophosphoesterase, whose translation is MLIAVLSDIHGNLEALDAVWRDMAAFDVGRVVCLGDMIGYGPNPEEVLVSVRARGALCCLGNHELGVAFRRERSWFNPTARQGLTATEKLLSPDSLAFIAGLPRFLCLEGARFVHGFPPDSATTYLYDVADDHVLDWFARGDGLTFVGHTHELLLLGREGHDVVRRRLGRESFALTRPSLINAGSVGQPRDGNNNAKYLLWDTAGDTITVRFVPYDIERTVAKIRDRGFPEYFATRLW